One genomic segment of Erythrobacter sp. THAF29 includes these proteins:
- a CDS encoding tetratricopeptide repeat protein — MPDILGNATARRMGSDQGSETARETAGEEGNSKAGWILLGAALLLAAGSVAYNVLDAGETAAPVVSQGGELPGIDELAARAEASPDDAAPWSELAFARFERGEFAKAAAAYERAVAIDPDEAVLWSALGEARVMATDASVPDADPLPANAVEAFKKAIALDASDPRARYFMAVKKDLDGDPAGAISDWLKLLADTPPGAPWEQNLVRTIQQVGAINDIDVEQRLAAVVDGRMPAANAPGAPNVRGPSAAEIAAAGSIPPDEQRAMAEGMVAQLEARLQAEPQNLDGWLMLMRSRVTLGEPAKAKAALNAAIAANPGEAEELRRQARLLGVE, encoded by the coding sequence TTGCCCGATATCCTTGGCAATGCTACCGCCCGGCGCATGGGATCGGATCAGGGTAGCGAAACGGCTCGGGAAACGGCGGGCGAAGAAGGCAATTCGAAGGCTGGCTGGATATTGTTGGGGGCGGCGCTGCTGCTCGCAGCAGGATCGGTCGCGTACAACGTATTGGATGCGGGCGAAACCGCCGCGCCGGTTGTTTCGCAAGGCGGAGAATTACCCGGCATCGATGAGCTTGCAGCGCGGGCGGAGGCTTCTCCCGATGATGCAGCGCCGTGGAGCGAACTCGCGTTCGCGCGGTTCGAGCGCGGTGAATTTGCAAAGGCCGCCGCCGCATATGAACGAGCTGTGGCCATTGACCCGGATGAGGCTGTGCTCTGGTCGGCTTTGGGCGAAGCGCGGGTCATGGCGACCGATGCTAGCGTTCCAGATGCCGATCCTTTACCCGCGAATGCCGTAGAAGCGTTCAAAAAAGCTATCGCGCTTGATGCGAGCGATCCACGGGCGCGCTATTTCATGGCGGTGAAGAAGGATTTGGACGGCGATCCGGCAGGGGCCATTTCGGACTGGCTCAAATTGCTGGCCGACACGCCGCCGGGCGCTCCGTGGGAACAGAACCTGGTTCGCACAATCCAGCAAGTCGGCGCGATCAACGATATCGACGTCGAACAGCGGCTCGCTGCGGTCGTGGACGGTCGCATGCCTGCTGCAAATGCTCCCGGCGCGCCAAATGTGCGCGGTCCGAGCGCGGCGGAGATAGCCGCAGCCGGTTCGATCCCGCCGGACGAACAGCGGGCGATGGCCGAGGGCATGGTCGCGCAGCTTGAGGCGCGGCTTCAGGCGGAGCCGCAGAACCTCGATGGCTGGCTCATGCTGATGCGAAGCCGGGTGACACTGGGCGAACCGGCGAAGGCCAAAGCGGCATTGAACGCTGCCATCGCCGCCAATCCGGGCGAAGCAGAGGAGCTGCGGCGACAGGCCCGGCTCCTCGGCGTCGAGTAG
- a CDS encoding TonB-dependent receptor produces the protein MKNLVCGASIGALAVALVTPAAAQDTTAQPEAQPQEQRGGVKTIVVTAQKRSEDLQDVPVSVAAIGAEQLEELNIDTFEDYLEQLPTVTAGGNGPGQSTIYIRGLASTTPNITVAGVAGLAPNVALYLNDQPLSQPGRNLDVYAADLERIEVLSGPQGTLFGASSQAGVVRLITNKPSLSGFDASFKGGVSFTKGGEASYQAEAMLNVPVAETIALRGVVYLDDQGGYIDNVAGTRDLTESARFRPAGTVRANGVPVAPNRAGFQSTADLSNVTFLQADNAGLAQDNFNDTQYSGFRVSGLWEITPDWNFTVSHQRQTLESDGVFFADPELNGLDDLEIERFEEDRLEDSFSNTSWTLEGRLAMLDVVYTGAYTDRESTQRADYTDYLFAGQYLPYYICDGSVTYPGAADPSGVCQAPNLYINSFSKTEVFTQELRFSTPEDWRFRVTAGGFYSDLSLEERVDFAYPGNVAAAPFGPFKPNFPQQTGFFSDPGPFPADTIFRNDIRRTDEQWGIFGEASFDIVPDLLTATFGARYYDIEVDFEGSANGSFCNSFSATDQNAFGTDISDLYDGDGEFTFIGSCDPNLRQTFTLADTLQDIENAGLSATQAQQVFNALRAPDTASTDGVIVKGTLTLTPTEDLLFYGTYSEGFRPGLLNRPGGALGPNGFVVPFDVDTDEVKNYELGWKMDLIDGQFRFNGSAFFVDITNLQTQIFDPSITNLFFSDNAANAEIYGIEADFTIAPYATPGLTVAGAFSILDTEITEVLTPTNDVIAGEELAYAPNFQGNVRIRYEWDVSSDMEAFIQPQLTHSASKFTDIIEINKIKLDAYTVFDLSAGVKKDQWSFEVFGENLFDERAEISGVFGNDRERIITNRPLTVGVRVGFDY, from the coding sequence ATGAAGAACCTAGTATGCGGCGCGTCGATCGGCGCGCTCGCGGTCGCACTTGTTACACCTGCCGCTGCGCAGGACACCACCGCTCAACCAGAAGCGCAGCCCCAAGAGCAGCGCGGCGGTGTGAAAACCATCGTCGTCACCGCGCAAAAGCGCTCCGAAGACCTGCAGGACGTGCCGGTATCGGTCGCCGCGATCGGGGCCGAGCAGCTCGAAGAACTGAATATCGACACCTTCGAAGATTACCTCGAACAGCTCCCGACCGTGACCGCAGGCGGCAATGGCCCCGGCCAGAGCACGATCTACATTCGCGGCCTTGCATCGACCACGCCGAACATCACCGTCGCCGGTGTCGCAGGTCTCGCACCGAACGTTGCGCTCTACCTCAACGATCAGCCGCTTTCTCAGCCCGGTCGTAACCTCGACGTATACGCTGCCGACCTGGAGCGTATCGAAGTGCTGTCGGGTCCGCAGGGCACGCTGTTCGGCGCTAGCTCGCAGGCGGGTGTGGTGCGTCTCATCACCAACAAGCCGAGCCTTTCGGGCTTCGACGCCTCGTTCAAGGGCGGCGTGTCTTTCACCAAAGGCGGCGAAGCCAGCTATCAGGCCGAAGCCATGCTCAACGTTCCGGTGGCCGAGACCATCGCGTTGCGCGGCGTCGTCTATCTCGACGACCAGGGCGGCTATATCGACAACGTCGCAGGCACCCGCGACCTTACCGAAAGCGCGCGTTTCCGTCCCGCTGGCACGGTCCGCGCCAATGGCGTCCCGGTCGCGCCCAACCGCGCGGGCTTCCAGTCGACCGCCGACCTGTCAAACGTGACGTTCCTTCAGGCCGATAATGCTGGCCTTGCGCAGGACAATTTCAACGACACCCAATATTCGGGCTTCCGGGTGTCTGGACTGTGGGAGATCACCCCTGACTGGAACTTCACCGTTTCGCACCAGCGCCAGACGCTTGAATCGGACGGGGTGTTCTTCGCCGATCCGGAGCTGAACGGCCTCGACGATCTCGAGATCGAACGGTTCGAGGAAGACCGGCTCGAAGACAGTTTTTCGAACACAAGCTGGACCCTCGAAGGTCGCCTCGCGATGCTCGATGTCGTCTATACCGGCGCCTACACCGACCGTGAGAGCACCCAGCGCGCGGATTACACCGACTACCTTTTCGCAGGCCAGTACCTGCCGTACTATATCTGCGATGGCTCGGTGACCTATCCGGGCGCCGCCGATCCGAGCGGCGTGTGCCAGGCTCCCAACCTCTACATTAATTCCTTCTCGAAGACCGAGGTGTTCACGCAGGAACTGCGCTTCAGCACGCCTGAGGATTGGCGTTTCCGCGTTACCGCAGGCGGGTTCTATTCGGACCTCAGCCTCGAAGAGCGCGTGGACTTCGCTTATCCGGGCAACGTCGCTGCAGCGCCTTTCGGGCCGTTCAAGCCAAACTTCCCGCAGCAGACCGGTTTCTTCTCCGATCCTGGCCCGTTCCCCGCCGACACCATTTTCCGTAACGATATCCGCCGTACGGACGAACAATGGGGCATTTTCGGCGAAGCCAGCTTCGACATCGTTCCCGACCTGCTGACCGCAACCTTTGGCGCACGTTATTACGACATCGAAGTCGACTTCGAAGGCAGCGCCAACGGTTCGTTCTGCAACAGCTTCTCTGCGACCGACCAGAACGCGTTCGGAACCGACATTTCGGACCTTTATGATGGCGATGGCGAGTTCACGTTCATCGGATCGTGCGATCCGAACCTGCGCCAGACCTTCACCCTGGCTGATACGTTGCAGGATATCGAGAACGCAGGGCTCAGCGCCACGCAGGCGCAACAGGTGTTCAATGCCCTGCGCGCACCCGACACCGCATCGACTGATGGCGTTATCGTCAAGGGAACTCTGACCCTGACCCCGACAGAGGATCTGCTGTTCTACGGCACGTATTCCGAGGGCTTCCGCCCCGGTCTGCTTAACCGTCCCGGCGGTGCGCTTGGCCCTAACGGCTTCGTCGTCCCGTTCGACGTCGATACCGATGAGGTCAAGAACTACGAGCTCGGTTGGAAGATGGACCTCATCGACGGCCAGTTCCGCTTCAACGGTTCTGCCTTCTTCGTCGACATCACCAACCTGCAGACGCAGATTTTCGATCCTTCGATCACAAACCTGTTCTTCTCGGACAATGCGGCGAATGCGGAAATCTACGGGATCGAGGCCGACTTCACGATCGCGCCTTACGCGACCCCAGGGCTGACGGTTGCAGGCGCATTCTCGATCCTCGACACCGAGATCACCGAGGTGCTCACCCCGACCAACGACGTGATCGCGGGCGAAGAGCTGGCCTACGCGCCCAACTTCCAGGGCAACGTCCGCATCCGCTACGAGTGGGATGTCTCATCCGACATGGAGGCGTTTATTCAGCCGCAGTTGACGCACTCTGCATCGAAATTCACGGACATCATCGAGATCAACAAGATCAAGCTCGATGCTTACACCGTCTTCGATCTGTCGGCTGGCGTGAAGAAAGATCAGTGGTCGTTCGAGGTGTTCGGCGAAAACCTGTTCGACGAGCGCGCCGAGATTTCCGGTGTGTTCGGCAATGATCGCGAGCGGATCATCACCAACCGGCCGCTGACCGTGGGTGTGCGGGTCGGTTTCGACTACTGA
- the gdhA gene encoding NADP-specific glutamate dehydrogenase: protein MAVSDHVDLEQFMEGVKKRNPGQTEFIQAVQEVAQDIFDFIEDKEEYHEAQILRRIAEPDRVVSFRVCWEDDNHCIRVQRGWRVQNNNAIGPYKGGIRFHSSVNESVLKFLAFEQTFKNSLTGLPMGGGKGGSNFNPKGKSDSEVMRFCQSFMTELYRHIGPDTDVPAGDIGVGAREIGYMFGQYKRITNRWEGVLTGKATEYGGSQMRPEATGYGAVYFLQNMLKHKGNDVEGKAAVISGAGNVATHAAEKIVQLGGKVVTLSDSGGFIHDPDGIDQEKIDWVKRLKNVRRGRISEYADHFTNATFHEGKRPWDVPCDVALPCATQNELDEENARELVDNGCIAVSEGANMPTTLEGVKVFHDARIMYGPGKAANAGGVAVSGLEMSQNAERISWNQERLGDMLTELMEGIHEKCVKYGDQGDGYVDYVKGANIAGFKKVADAMLAFGVV from the coding sequence ATGGCCGTTTCCGATCACGTAGACCTCGAACAATTCATGGAGGGCGTGAAGAAACGCAATCCCGGACAAACAGAATTTATTCAGGCTGTGCAGGAAGTTGCGCAGGACATCTTCGATTTCATAGAAGACAAGGAAGAGTACCACGAAGCGCAGATCCTCCGCCGGATCGCTGAACCCGACCGCGTCGTATCATTCCGCGTCTGCTGGGAAGATGATAATCACTGCATCCGGGTCCAGCGCGGCTGGCGAGTTCAGAACAACAATGCAATCGGTCCGTACAAGGGCGGCATTCGCTTTCATTCATCGGTCAACGAAAGCGTGCTGAAATTCCTCGCTTTCGAGCAGACATTCAAGAATTCGCTCACCGGCCTCCCAATGGGCGGCGGCAAGGGCGGATCGAACTTCAATCCAAAGGGCAAGAGCGACAGCGAGGTGATGCGCTTTTGCCAGAGCTTCATGACCGAGCTCTACCGCCATATCGGTCCCGATACCGATGTACCCGCGGGCGATATCGGCGTCGGCGCGCGAGAGATCGGATACATGTTCGGCCAGTACAAGCGGATCACCAATCGCTGGGAAGGCGTGCTGACTGGCAAGGCGACCGAATATGGCGGGTCGCAGATGCGGCCCGAGGCGACCGGATACGGTGCGGTCTACTTCCTTCAGAACATGCTCAAGCACAAAGGCAACGATGTCGAAGGCAAGGCCGCGGTCATCTCGGGCGCGGGCAACGTGGCGACGCACGCCGCCGAGAAGATCGTTCAGCTTGGCGGCAAGGTCGTCACCCTGTCGGATTCAGGTGGCTTCATTCACGATCCCGACGGGATCGACCAGGAAAAGATCGACTGGGTCAAACGCCTCAAGAATGTACGGCGAGGGCGGATCAGCGAATATGCCGATCACTTCACCAATGCGACATTCCATGAGGGCAAACGCCCATGGGATGTGCCCTGCGATGTCGCCCTGCCCTGCGCGACCCAGAATGAACTCGACGAAGAGAACGCACGCGAACTGGTCGACAATGGATGCATCGCCGTATCCGAAGGTGCGAACATGCCGACCACGCTCGAAGGCGTGAAGGTCTTTCACGATGCAAGAATCATGTACGGCCCAGGCAAGGCAGCCAATGCAGGCGGGGTCGCGGTATCGGGCCTCGAAATGAGCCAGAATGCCGAGCGCATCAGTTGGAACCAGGAACGGCTCGGCGACATGCTCACCGAACTGATGGAAGGCATTCACGAGAAATGTGTGAAGTACGGCGACCAGGGCGATGGTTATGTCGACTATGTGAAGGGCGCGAATATCGCGGGCTTCAAGAAAGTCGCCGACGCAATGCTCGCCTTCGGGGTAGTCTGA
- a CDS encoding tetratricopeptide repeat-containing sulfotransferase family protein, which yields MTREEQLKSVQQKLQTGDFAAGLAGAEAVLAENDADGEALYMAAVAARYLRDFEAASHYLNQLHAAMPEYGRAWQEEGHLALARGDDIAALDAFSRATRYNPALEASFREQARLLRATGRTVEAQAAAMQQQRLARLPRELVAVTNHLAEGRLMRAEEICRHYLRQHPRDVEGMRLLAKIGIELGILDDAEFLLESAVAFAPEDIQLRLDYIDALRRRQNFEKARKESEALHERDPDNPLFQSRLAIECMQTGEYDRGLELFDRVLEKLPNDPANLTSKGHALKTTGAQQEAIDAYRKAIAAKPDHGDAWYALANLKTYRFEKGEVEAMREQAARPDLAFMDRVHLSFALGKALEDRGEYEASFGYYDEGNRLKRAQTRYSADSMSAELSRQREICTPELFEKHKGAGHPAPDPIFILGLPRAGSTLLEQILASHSQIDGTLELPNILALAHRLRGRRAGHSRYPEILHDLTADQLAKFGEEFIESTRIHRQGAPFFIDKMPNNFRHIGLIHLILPNAKIIDARRAPMDCCFSGFKQLFAEGQEFTYGLHEIGRYYADYVELMDHWDTVLPGKVLRVQHEDVLDDLEGQTRRMLDFLEVPFEEACLSFHKSDRAVRTASSEQVREPINRKGQGAWVPFEPWLDPLKDALGDLA from the coding sequence ATGACGCGCGAGGAACAACTCAAGTCGGTCCAGCAAAAGCTGCAGACGGGCGATTTCGCCGCCGGGTTGGCGGGTGCCGAAGCGGTGCTCGCCGAAAACGATGCGGATGGTGAAGCGCTCTACATGGCTGCTGTCGCTGCGCGCTACCTGAGAGATTTCGAGGCGGCTTCGCATTACCTCAACCAGCTCCACGCCGCGATGCCCGAATACGGGCGTGCGTGGCAGGAGGAAGGACACCTGGCGCTTGCACGCGGTGACGATATTGCGGCTCTTGACGCATTCAGCCGCGCCACTCGATATAACCCAGCGTTGGAGGCGAGTTTCCGCGAACAGGCGCGGCTGCTTCGCGCAACGGGTCGAACAGTCGAGGCGCAGGCGGCTGCGATGCAGCAGCAAAGACTTGCTCGTTTGCCGCGCGAGCTGGTCGCGGTGACCAACCACCTCGCCGAAGGGCGCTTGATGCGTGCCGAGGAAATCTGTCGCCATTATCTGCGCCAGCACCCGCGCGATGTCGAAGGCATGCGGTTGCTCGCCAAGATCGGGATTGAGCTTGGCATTCTCGATGATGCGGAATTCCTGCTTGAAAGCGCTGTCGCCTTTGCGCCCGAGGATATCCAGCTTCGGCTCGACTATATCGATGCGCTTCGGCGGAGGCAGAATTTCGAGAAAGCGCGCAAGGAATCCGAAGCGCTCCACGAACGCGATCCCGATAATCCGCTGTTCCAGTCGCGGCTCGCAATCGAGTGCATGCAGACCGGCGAATATGATCGCGGGCTCGAATTGTTCGACCGAGTGCTCGAAAAGCTTCCGAACGATCCCGCCAATCTCACCAGCAAGGGGCATGCACTCAAGACCACCGGAGCGCAGCAAGAGGCGATCGACGCCTACCGCAAGGCGATTGCCGCCAAACCCGATCACGGCGATGCGTGGTATGCGCTCGCCAATCTCAAGACCTATCGCTTCGAGAAGGGCGAGGTGGAGGCGATGCGCGAACAGGCGGCGCGCCCAGACCTTGCATTCATGGACCGTGTCCACCTTTCCTTCGCGCTCGGAAAGGCGCTGGAAGATCGCGGCGAATACGAGGCGAGCTTCGGCTATTACGACGAGGGCAACCGGCTCAAACGTGCGCAGACTCGCTACAGCGCCGACAGTATGAGCGCGGAGCTTTCCAGGCAGCGCGAGATCTGCACGCCCGAGCTGTTCGAAAAGCACAAGGGAGCAGGCCACCCCGCGCCAGACCCGATCTTCATCCTCGGCCTGCCGCGCGCGGGGTCGACGCTGCTCGAGCAGATCCTTGCCAGCCACTCGCAGATCGACGGGACGCTCGAACTGCCGAACATCCTTGCGCTCGCGCACCGGCTGCGCGGGCGCAGGGCCGGGCATTCGCGCTATCCCGAAATTCTGCACGATCTCACCGCGGATCAGCTTGCCAAGTTCGGCGAGGAGTTCATCGAAAGCACCCGCATTCATCGTCAGGGCGCCCCGTTCTTCATAGACAAGATGCCGAACAACTTCCGGCATATTGGATTGATCCACCTGATCCTGCCCAATGCGAAGATCATCGATGCCCGCCGGGCGCCGATGGATTGCTGTTTCTCCGGCTTCAAACAGCTTTTCGCCGAGGGGCAGGAGTTCACTTACGGGCTGCACGAAATCGGTCGCTACTACGCTGACTATGTCGAGTTGATGGACCACTGGGACACGGTACTCCCCGGCAAGGTCCTGCGCGTGCAGCACGAGGATGTGCTCGACGATCTCGAAGGGCAGACCCGGCGAATGCTCGATTTCCTCGAAGTGCCGTTCGAGGAAGCGTGCCTCTCCTTCCACAAGTCGGACCGCGCCGTGCGAACCGCTTCGAGCGAGCAGGTGCGCGAGCCGATCAATCGCAAGGGTCAGGGGGCCTGGGTTCCTTTCGAGCCGTGGCTAGATCCACTTAAAGACGCGCTCGGCGACCTTGCTTGA
- a CDS encoding BCCT family transporter — MTDNSVEATPTGDLPIAPPLVDLPIDTHDRGFYDGFSREVTIPGKVIVSMLIIWAIFFPVSAQSTLSAAQSTIISAFSGWYVYLVASLIVVCGALALFPQSGRLKLGGKDTTPEFSRFSWISMLFGAGIGIGMLTYSTGEPLSHFTTNPEIIRGTIEARSSEAVRPAYTWTFLHWGFGAWCTYALVGLAIGYVAHRRNLPLTIRSSLAPIFGERMSGPFGHVVDVVAVVATILGVAVTMGLGVQQFVAGLYRVGFGDWLMVEAADGSGMTASAAGIVTALLVLVGLSTASALSGVGRGIKWLSNLNMGLSFGLLGLFVVAGSGLYGLQLLGVGIWDYIVTLPAHSLTLFSSDGSSAGDALVQWQLDWSVFYWAWWIAFSPFVGMFIARISRGRTIREYILGVAIVPALMCFIWMTLVGGTAIELELSGVAQGAIVDAAMSDQLFATIAVLLSPEVAMIVSGLIVVLLMTYLITSADSAILIVNTINGAGDSEGGRRYHIVFWGFALAFVVGSMLILGGIDAISVTMIIGALPFSFVVLAMAVSIIKAVAYDLLRQKHGVPTTAEGCETWDGQPAG; from the coding sequence ATGACCGATAACAGCGTTGAAGCCACACCGACCGGCGACCTGCCGATCGCTCCGCCACTCGTCGATTTGCCGATCGATACGCATGATCGCGGATTCTACGACGGGTTCAGCCGCGAAGTGACGATCCCCGGCAAGGTCATCGTATCGATGTTGATCATCTGGGCGATTTTCTTCCCGGTGAGCGCGCAAAGCACCTTGAGCGCGGCCCAATCGACGATCATTTCGGCTTTCAGCGGCTGGTACGTCTACCTCGTGGCTTCGCTAATCGTTGTCTGCGGTGCACTGGCATTGTTTCCCCAAAGCGGGAGGTTGAAACTGGGCGGGAAGGACACGACGCCCGAATTCTCACGCTTTTCCTGGATTTCGATGCTGTTCGGCGCGGGGATCGGGATCGGCATGCTGACCTATTCGACCGGGGAGCCGTTGTCGCACTTTACCACAAACCCCGAAATCATCCGCGGCACGATAGAGGCACGTTCGTCAGAGGCCGTGCGTCCTGCCTATACCTGGACTTTCCTCCATTGGGGGTTCGGAGCATGGTGCACTTATGCGCTGGTGGGGCTCGCGATTGGATATGTCGCACACCGGCGGAACTTGCCGCTCACGATCCGTTCGAGCCTCGCACCCATTTTCGGCGAGAGGATGTCCGGGCCTTTCGGTCACGTTGTCGACGTGGTTGCGGTGGTAGCGACCATACTCGGCGTGGCGGTGACGATGGGGTTGGGGGTCCAGCAATTCGTGGCCGGCCTGTACCGCGTCGGTTTCGGCGATTGGCTGATGGTCGAGGCGGCAGACGGCAGCGGCATGACCGCCTCGGCGGCGGGTATCGTGACGGCGCTATTGGTGCTGGTGGGATTGTCGACCGCAAGCGCGCTGTCGGGCGTCGGGCGCGGGATCAAGTGGCTCTCCAACCTCAATATGGGTCTGTCCTTCGGTCTGCTCGGCCTTTTTGTGGTCGCGGGTTCGGGGCTGTATGGATTGCAGCTGCTCGGGGTCGGGATCTGGGATTACATCGTGACGCTTCCCGCACATTCGCTAACCCTCTTCAGCAGCGATGGAAGCAGTGCGGGGGATGCGCTCGTGCAGTGGCAACTCGACTGGTCGGTATTCTACTGGGCGTGGTGGATCGCCTTTTCACCGTTCGTCGGCATGTTCATCGCGCGCATTTCTCGCGGACGTACGATCCGCGAATATATCCTTGGCGTAGCGATCGTACCCGCACTAATGTGCTTTATCTGGATGACACTCGTTGGCGGCACGGCGATCGAACTCGAACTGAGCGGCGTCGCGCAAGGGGCGATTGTCGATGCCGCCATGTCTGACCAGCTTTTCGCGACCATTGCTGTGCTGCTCAGCCCCGAAGTCGCGATGATCGTATCGGGCCTTATTGTCGTCCTGCTGATGACATACCTCATCACCTCGGCGGACAGCGCGATCCTGATCGTCAACACGATCAACGGCGCGGGGGATAGCGAAGGCGGTCGGCGATATCACATCGTGTTCTGGGGCTTTGCGCTCGCCTTCGTGGTCGGCTCGATGCTGATCCTCGGAGGGATCGATGCGATCAGCGTGACCATGATCATCGGCGCACTGCCGTTTTCGTTCGTCGTTCTCGCAATGGCGGTTTCGATCATCAAAGCGGTCGCCTACGACCTGCTCCGCCAGAAGCATGGCGTGCCAACCACCGCAGAAGGTTGCGAGACTTGGGACGGGCAGCCAGCAGGCTAG